The Hypanus sabinus isolate sHypSab1 chromosome 5, sHypSab1.hap1, whole genome shotgun sequence genome has a segment encoding these proteins:
- the LOC132394192 gene encoding sialidase-4-like isoform X7 produces the protein MITGASGKNQVPNRQNPETQNSTISVGSSHYSRLERLSSGLGRTSRECESRQGLNGPGNGREQKQWEDAKPIQSAQLGNCRSMNPCPVYEKKKKTVFLFFIAVKGSTSEQEQIDSRKNAAHLCYVTSVDNGHSWSVTIHLTDKCNGPKTESCIGDTINTWATFALGPGHGIQLNSGRLVIPAHAHVIESNEIRVRAFTFYSDDSGDSWQIGEFISGEECGECQVVSLDQGNGSSGPALIYCNARNNKADKNQYRVEAFSTDGGKTFSEGKLVTQLAEYSAGCHGSIISFPASDISDVQSYSDLKNYHTQKGGDASNFDVILFSHITNSNPRRDLGIYLCTYSGDHLTWTNPWVFFPDKSAYSELAFVKLPEKSNPVVTCLFEYGCKNNVISFCVLQIDDIIEKTVKKMNDTRNPEVDKCTISKCFHCCCC, from the exons ATGATTACGGGTGCTTCAGGCAAGAATCAGGTTCCAAACAGGCAGAATCCGGAAACACAGAATTCAACAATTTCCGTTGGCAGTAGTCACTATAGCAGGCTGGAACGACTCAGTTCAGGACTGGGACGAACAAGCAGAGAGTGTGAGTCGAGGCAGGGTTTAAATGGACCGGGTAATGGGCGAGAACAGAAACAG TGGGAGGATGCAAAACCTATCCAGTCTGCACAACTAGGGAATTGCCGATCCATGAATCCTTGTCCCGTCTAtgagaaaaaaaagaagacaGTCTTTCTCTTCTTCATTGCAGTCAAAGGATCAACATCAGAGCAAGAGCAGATCGACAGTAGAAAAAATGCTGCACATCTTTGTTATGTTACCAGTGTCGACAATGGACACAGTTGGAGTGTCACTATACATCTAACAGACAAATGCAACGGTCCCAAAACGGAGTCTTGTATAGGTGACACCATCAATACATGGGCAACATTTGCCCTGGGTCCAGGCCACGGTATTCAGCTAAACAGTGGCCGTCTTGTTATCCCTGCCCATGCTCATGTGATAGAGTCCAATGAAATCAGGGTACGGGCTTTCACTTTCTACAGTGATGATAGTGGGGATTCCTGGCAAATTGGTGAATTTATATCTggggaggagtgtggggaatgtCAGGTGGTATCATTGGATCAAGGCAATGGATCCAGTGGGCCGGCTTTAATATATTGCAATGCTCGGAACAATAAAGCAGATAAGAATCAGTATCGGGTGGAAGCCTTCAGTACTGATGGTGGGAAAACCTTCTCAGAAGGGAAACTGGTGACACAGCTGgctgaatattcagcaggttgcCATGGCAGTATCATCAGTTTTCCTGCCTCAGACATTTCAGATGTCCAAAGCTATTCTGACCTTAAAAATTACCACACTCAAAAGGGAGGTGATGCTTCAAATTTTGACGTTATATTGTTCTCACACATCACAAACTCCAACCCACGGAGGGATTTAGGAATTTACCTTTGTACTTATTCTGGTGACCATCTTACCTGGACAAACCCTTGGGTCTTTTTCCCTGATAAAAGTGCCTACTCAGAACTGGCATTTGTTAAGCTTCCTGAGAAAAGTAATCCTGTTGTTACTTGTTTGTTTGAATATGGGTGTAAAAACAATGTGATCTCATTTTGTGTTTTGCAAATTGATGATATTATTGAGAAAACTGTAAAGAAAATGAATGATACTCGGAATCCAGAAGTAGACAAATGCACAATTAGTAAATGCTTTCATTGCTGTTGCtgctag
- the LOC132394192 gene encoding sialidase-4-like isoform X6 — translation MACSDSLCKTDLFKKCTGPGGFRIPALLHIPDSNILLAFAESRRGCKDESADLLYLRQGEYNKSSKDFQWEDAKPIQSAQLGNCRSMNPCPVYEKKKKTVFLFFIAVKGSTSEQEQIDSRKNAAHLCYVTSVDNGHSWSVTIHLTDKCNGPKTESCIGDTINTWATFALGPGHGIQLNSGRLVIPAHAHVIESNEIRVRAFTFYSDDSGDSWQIGEFISGEECGECQVVSLDQGNGSSGPALIYCNARNNKADKNQYRVEAFSTDGGKTFSEGKLVTQLAEYSAGCHGSIISFPASDISDVQSYSDLKNYHTQKGGDASNFDVILFSHITNSNPRRDLGIYLCTYSGDHLTWTNPWVFFPDKSAYSELAFVKLPEKSNPVVTCLFEYGCKNNVISFCVLQIDDIIEKTVKKMNDTRNPEVDKCTISKCFHCCCC, via the exons ATGGCTTGTTCAGATTCTTTGTGCAAAACCGATCTGTTCAAGAAATGCACAGGACCAGGTGGATTTCGAATTCCTGCACTGCTCCACATTCCAGACTCAAACATACTTCTGGCCTTTGCAGAGAGCAGACGCGGCTGCAAAGATGAAAGTGCTGACCTGTTGTACCTGCGACAAGGCGAATATAATAAATCATCAAAAGATTTCCAG TGGGAGGATGCAAAACCTATCCAGTCTGCACAACTAGGGAATTGCCGATCCATGAATCCTTGTCCCGTCTAtgagaaaaaaaagaagacaGTCTTTCTCTTCTTCATTGCAGTCAAAGGATCAACATCAGAGCAAGAGCAGATCGACAGTAGAAAAAATGCTGCACATCTTTGTTATGTTACCAGTGTCGACAATGGACACAGTTGGAGTGTCACTATACATCTAACAGACAAATGCAACGGTCCCAAAACGGAGTCTTGTATAGGTGACACCATCAATACATGGGCAACATTTGCCCTGGGTCCAGGCCACGGTATTCAGCTAAACAGTGGCCGTCTTGTTATCCCTGCCCATGCTCATGTGATAGAGTCCAATGAAATCAGGGTACGGGCTTTCACTTTCTACAGTGATGATAGTGGGGATTCCTGGCAAATTGGTGAATTTATATCTggggaggagtgtggggaatgtCAGGTGGTATCATTGGATCAAGGCAATGGATCCAGTGGGCCGGCTTTAATATATTGCAATGCTCGGAACAATAAAGCAGATAAGAATCAGTATCGGGTGGAAGCCTTCAGTACTGATGGTGGGAAAACCTTCTCAGAAGGGAAACTGGTGACACAGCTGgctgaatattcagcaggttgcCATGGCAGTATCATCAGTTTTCCTGCCTCAGACATTTCAGATGTCCAAAGCTATTCTGACCTTAAAAATTACCACACTCAAAAGGGAGGTGATGCTTCAAATTTTGACGTTATATTGTTCTCACACATCACAAACTCCAACCCACGGAGGGATTTAGGAATTTACCTTTGTACTTATTCTGGTGACCATCTTACCTGGACAAACCCTTGGGTCTTTTTCCCTGATAAAAGTGCCTACTCAGAACTGGCATTTGTTAAGCTTCCTGAGAAAAGTAATCCTGTTGTTACTTGTTTGTTTGAATATGGGTGTAAAAACAATGTGATCTCATTTTGTGTTTTGCAAATTGATGATATTATTGAGAAAACTGTAAAGAAAATGAATGATACTCGGAATCCAGAAGTAGACAAATGCACAATTAGTAAATGCTTTCATTGCTGTTGCtgctag